One window of the Chryseobacterium shigense genome contains the following:
- a CDS encoding DUF4293 family protein, whose product MLQRIQTIWTLLAVLAAVFLFITGQDVDVFSNIPVINIGCIALVLVGALSIFSFKNRKRQILLNTFSIIINVLLIGVLAYWLLNLSGGIQIPEKGIEPVFSLIAVICLLIANIYIRRDERLVKSVDRLR is encoded by the coding sequence ATGTTACAAAGAATACAGACTATATGGACCCTTCTGGCAGTTTTAGCTGCTGTTTTCCTTTTCATTACGGGACAGGATGTTGACGTTTTTAGCAATATTCCGGTGATTAATATTGGCTGTATTGCACTTGTTTTGGTAGGAGCATTGAGTATTTTCAGCTTTAAGAACAGAAAAAGACAAATTTTGCTGAATACGTTCAGCATCATTATAAACGTTTTGTTGATTGGTGTATTGGCGTACTGGTTACTAAACTTATCCGGAGGAATTCAGATTCCTGAGAAGGGTATTGAGCCGGTTTTTTCATTGATTGCGGTAATTTGTCTGCTTATTGCAAACATATACATCCGCAGAGATGAAAGGCTCGTAAAATCTGTAGACAGACTTCGATAG
- a CDS encoding endonuclease/exonuclease/phosphatase family protein produces MKRYMSFIAVVFSIMAFAQQGKLRKVATVGFLNVENLWDTIRSADYIDGTKDIRNPAFHRSIPIDSIRFLEAEKYEGPWSDGALKGKKVVRYQGGSEEFTPNSGKNYNTKVYKAKLANEAKVISELGAQYTKTAPAVVGLIEVENRQVIEDLVKQPVLAKYDYGIIHYNSYDYRGIDVALIYQKRRFTPTNSLKKELKVFGDDGRREYTRDILVVTGFLDNEKVAFFMNHWPSRRGGEAVSLPKRNAAAALLKQQMDSIRTADPSTKLFAMGDFNDDPVSSSFKNYLKAAGNPKDLSETTPYLNLMYPLYKKGIASLAYQDAPNLFDQIIVSKNVISDQVTKEYSVYKAEIFAPPYLVNKEGSYKGYPFRSWDGDRFTGGYSDHFPAFVVLQKEP; encoded by the coding sequence ATGAAGAGATATATGAGTTTTATAGCTGTTGTTTTTTCAATAATGGCTTTTGCACAACAGGGAAAGCTGAGAAAAGTAGCTACTGTTGGTTTTTTGAATGTGGAAAACCTTTGGGACACCATCCGTTCTGCAGATTATATTGACGGGACGAAAGATATCCGCAATCCCGCTTTTCACCGAAGTATTCCTATTGACTCCATCCGGTTTTTAGAAGCAGAAAAATATGAAGGCCCCTGGAGTGATGGCGCCTTAAAAGGTAAAAAAGTCGTAAGATACCAAGGCGGCTCCGAAGAATTTACTCCAAACAGCGGTAAAAATTACAACACTAAAGTTTATAAAGCAAAGCTTGCCAATGAAGCCAAAGTAATTTCTGAACTGGGTGCACAATATACCAAAACTGCTCCTGCCGTAGTTGGACTTATTGAAGTTGAAAACAGACAGGTTATTGAAGACCTGGTAAAGCAGCCTGTTCTTGCCAAATACGATTACGGAATCATTCATTACAATTCTTATGATTACAGAGGAATTGATGTGGCTTTAATCTATCAGAAAAGAAGATTCACCCCAACCAATTCATTGAAAAAAGAATTAAAAGTTTTCGGTGATGACGGCAGAAGAGAATACACAAGGGATATTCTGGTAGTAACCGGTTTCCTTGATAATGAAAAAGTAGCGTTCTTTATGAACCACTGGCCTTCAAGAAGAGGGGGTGAAGCCGTTTCATTACCTAAAAGAAATGCGGCTGCCGCTCTACTTAAACAGCAAATGGACAGCATAAGAACTGCAGATCCTTCCACTAAGCTTTTTGCTATGGGTGACTTCAATGATGATCCTGTAAGCTCCAGTTTTAAAAATTATCTGAAAGCTGCCGGAAATCCTAAAGACCTTAGTGAAACTACGCCATATCTTAATCTAATGTATCCTTTGTACAAAAAAGGGATTGCTTCTCTTGCTTATCAGGATGCTCCTAACCTTTTCGACCAGATCATTGTATCCAAAAATGTGATATCTGATCAGGTTACAAAAGAATATTCCGTATACAAAGCAGAAATCTTTGCTCCACCTTATTTAGTGAACAAGGAAGGAAGCTACAAAGGCTACCCTTTCAGATCGTGGGACGGCGACCGGTTTACAGGTGGATACAGTGACCACTTTCCGGCATTTGTAGTTCTTCAGAAAGAACCATAA
- a CDS encoding superoxide dismutase encodes MSFELPKLGYAYDALEPTIDARTMEIHHTKHHQAYIDNLNKAIDGTELAGKTIEEICQTGTDKPAVRNNGGGHFNHSLFWEILTPGGSKEPVGNVKAAIENYGGLEKFKTDFSEAAKTRFGSGWAWLVKNADGSVSVSSTPNQDNPLMPVADVKGTPVLGLDVWEHAYYLNYQNRRPDYVSAFFDVVNWDKVEELFNK; translated from the coding sequence ATGTCATTTGAATTACCTAAACTAGGATATGCATACGATGCATTGGAGCCTACTATTGATGCAAGAACTATGGAAATCCACCATACAAAACATCACCAGGCATATATTGACAATCTAAATAAAGCAATTGATGGAACTGAGCTGGCGGGAAAAACTATAGAAGAGATCTGCCAGACAGGAACTGACAAGCCAGCAGTAAGAAATAATGGAGGAGGACATTTCAACCACTCTTTATTCTGGGAAATTTTAACTCCGGGCGGAAGCAAAGAGCCTGTAGGAAACGTAAAAGCTGCAATTGAAAATTACGGAGGTCTTGAAAAATTCAAAACTGATTTTTCTGAGGCTGCTAAAACAAGGTTCGGTTCAGGATGGGCTTGGTTGGTTAAAAATGCAGACGGTTCCGTATCCGTTTCTTCTACACCAAACCAGGATAACCCGTTAATGCCTGTTGCAGATGTTAAAGGAACTCCGGTTTTAGGACTGGATGTTTGGGAGCATGCTTATTATTTAAACTACCAGAACAGAAGACCTGATTATGTTTCTGCATTCTTTGATGTGGTAAACTGGGATAAAGTGGAGGAATTATTCAACAAATAA
- a CDS encoding DUF6146 family protein, producing the protein MKNLILLFFFALIPFSCFSQNSPKKEEEKSEMKPSKNEDGEWDLTVIDTQFDYFLNAVAKPISQYSESYLKTKNSFLVSEWNSYYSSGKYRNIIESGIDYDSRENYGIKFEYKLYQVFAYVSWKYGLKMNGLSGSDAAR; encoded by the coding sequence ATGAAAAACCTTATTCTATTATTTTTCTTCGCATTGATCCCTTTCAGCTGTTTTTCCCAGAACAGTCCTAAGAAAGAGGAAGAAAAATCAGAAATGAAGCCTTCCAAGAATGAAGACGGAGAATGGGACCTTACCGTTATCGATACCCAATTCGATTATTTTCTGAATGCAGTAGCCAAACCTATAAGTCAGTATTCAGAATCTTACCTGAAAACAAAAAATTCCTTCCTTGTCTCTGAATGGAATTCCTACTATAGTTCAGGAAAATACAGGAATATTATAGAGTCCGGAATAGATTATGATTCAAGAGAGAATTACGGGATTAAATTCGAATATAAGCTTTACCAGGTTTTCGCATACGTAAGCTGGAAGTATGGACTGAAAATGAATGGACTGTCCGGAAGTGATGCCGCGAGGTAA
- a CDS encoding DUF5689 domain-containing protein: MNNFTNFFKTAFVAVGVLSALSSCVKNDDWDTPPIACSNKFGDPTITMADFAAQAPATGYKLITTDQIFDGYIVSSDAQGNFYKTISFQDKTVNPTVGLQIEVDKASNFADFPVGAHIRINAKGLRLGLDRGAIKIGSEDPNFAIGRVPQALVGRYMSGVCGGNGLDIQTIVPTKLTSLNDAKQANLINTLVTVSDVQFSIGEIFPVQKKYLDYDAGNQGLDTDRNIEDKLGGTAVIRNSGFFKSGGELLPKGSGDVTFVVSRYNTTWQMLIRSLSDINFSGTRVDSTPPKGGTAITYSGSFLENFESYATTPANLEVYPKYVNDPVLGNRYWQLKTFSSNKYIQLGANSGSGSYLTYFAVPVDFTAANTLKFDVNVGFWNGNALKVYYTTNYTPLGDITTATKTDITSAFTIPQAPVSGYGTLAPAGTYTLPATLTGNGFILFEYSGSSTGVTTTVQLDNIQVQ, encoded by the coding sequence ATGAATAATTTCACTAACTTTTTCAAAACGGCATTTGTGGCAGTAGGTGTACTGTCGGCATTGTCTTCTTGTGTAAAGAATGATGATTGGGATACTCCTCCAATCGCTTGTTCAAATAAGTTCGGAGATCCTACCATCACAATGGCAGATTTCGCGGCTCAGGCTCCTGCTACAGGATATAAATTAATCACTACAGACCAGATCTTCGACGGTTATATCGTTTCTTCTGATGCTCAGGGAAATTTCTACAAAACCATCTCTTTCCAGGATAAAACGGTAAACCCTACAGTAGGTCTTCAGATCGAAGTGGATAAAGCAAGTAATTTTGCAGACTTCCCGGTAGGTGCACACATCAGGATTAATGCAAAAGGATTACGTCTGGGACTTGACAGAGGAGCAATTAAGATAGGTTCAGAAGATCCTAACTTTGCGATCGGTAGAGTTCCTCAGGCATTGGTTGGAAGATATATGTCCGGAGTTTGCGGTGGAAACGGGTTGGATATCCAGACTATTGTACCTACAAAGCTTACTTCATTGAATGATGCAAAACAGGCTAATTTAATCAATACATTGGTTACTGTGTCGGACGTGCAGTTCAGCATCGGAGAAATCTTCCCGGTTCAGAAAAAATATCTTGATTATGATGCCGGAAACCAAGGATTGGATACAGACAGAAATATTGAAGATAAATTGGGAGGTACTGCGGTAATCAGAAACTCAGGATTCTTCAAGAGTGGAGGAGAGCTTTTACCAAAAGGAAGCGGTGACGTTACTTTTGTGGTGAGCAGATACAACACAACATGGCAGATGCTGATCAGAAGTCTTTCAGATATTAATTTCAGTGGAACAAGAGTAGATTCCACTCCGCCAAAAGGAGGTACAGCTATTACCTACTCAGGTTCTTTCCTTGAAAATTTTGAAAGCTATGCTACCACTCCGGCTAACCTTGAAGTATATCCTAAATATGTAAATGATCCGGTATTAGGAAACAGATACTGGCAGCTAAAAACATTTAGCAGTAATAAATATATACAGTTGGGCGCTAATTCAGGTTCAGGAAGCTATTTAACTTACTTTGCGGTACCGGTTGACTTTACAGCGGCCAATACGTTGAAGTTTGATGTAAACGTTGGATTCTGGAATGGGAATGCTTTAAAAGTATATTATACCACCAATTACACTCCGCTTGGGGATATTACCACAGCAACAAAAACAGATATTACATCTGCGTTCACAATTCCGCAGGCACCTGTTAGTGGTTATGGTACATTGGCTCCTGCGGGAACTTATACCTTACCTGCAACATTAACAGGTAACGGATTTATTCTGTTTGAATATTCAGGATCATCTACCGGTGTTACTACTACTGTTCAGTTAGATAATATTCAGGTTCAATAA
- a CDS encoding carboxypeptidase-like regulatory domain-containing protein produces the protein MIKKLSLVSLFTLLPASFYFAQTTVFAYLKDAEGKPVEKAEVDIKGSENDVTADKIGYFQFVDLQPGHYQIMITKPNFETKMMEFDVADEKRKDLGVITLYSSLTSADQGLAIIDSDDDDDSSSSSGQASTVGLLQSSQDIFSRIAAFDLGFYWFRPRGIDGRTGESMLNGVSMVKSDNGNVDFSNWGGLNEITRYPEIAANHSPSEYAFGGNSSVVYKNTKASEYRKGFQFTQSLTNRNYRNRTSLRYSSGMSRKGWAFTVMGARRWAEEGIQEGTFYDAYGAYLGVEKKFSDSHTMTFNFIGAPYRRSTASPSTQEVYDYRGVHYNSYWGWQDGEKRSERVRRGFQPLFQIQDFWKINKNSSLWTTASYQFGKDKGSRLDWNGVVNPSPTYYRNLPSYYFNNIVYNVMNGNPDPFQYGTLIDAYNTSLANWQNGDPNVTQINWGQIYANNQKADAADQAEMTRLYGLTGKRSKVYLVDDVSDDKIFNAGTHYTYNFNDRTKFILNVSYQNYKSELYREMKDLLGGDYAIGVDPFKESAKPGSTGFYNTLNPNVQLHVGDRMTYNYILRRQEAKVNPGLKFSTGNFDVFVSALAGYSTSNREGLFKHYLYENSYGKSKDYNFWNFGLKGQIVYRINGRNFLVYNGAMYNQAPFMEDLFVNPRINALVNPNIRSTVYTANDLSYVINSPFLKLRASGYIVDTDNETNVQRFFADGIQLSSVNPDGSVSNVQSAFVTQVMSNVSKRNMGVELGVDVKVIPTLSLQGLASLGQYTYRNNPEVYLVSDASGGGVTSFGESYIKNYKQGGTPQRAFSLGFRYNNPKYWWVGANWNYFDNNYLDPAPTLRTNNFIQNPYSNTPYLGLTESDLRDMLKPVELPSAFFLNANAGKSFMIGKYYILLTASVNNILNNKRFKTGGFEQTRETKAGDFANDYYGGAPSFGPKYWYTQGRSYFVNLQFRF, from the coding sequence ATGATTAAAAAACTATCATTAGTCTCTTTATTTACTTTACTTCCTGCTTCATTCTATTTTGCGCAGACCACAGTGTTTGCGTATCTTAAGGATGCCGAAGGAAAGCCTGTTGAAAAGGCAGAAGTAGATATTAAAGGGAGCGAAAATGATGTAACGGCTGATAAAATTGGATATTTCCAGTTTGTAGACCTTCAGCCGGGCCATTATCAAATTATGATTACGAAACCAAACTTCGAAACCAAAATGATGGAGTTTGACGTAGCCGATGAGAAAAGAAAGGATCTGGGAGTCATTACCCTGTATTCTTCTCTTACGAGCGCAGATCAGGGACTGGCGATTATAGACAGTGATGATGACGATGATAGCAGCAGTAGCAGCGGACAGGCCTCTACAGTAGGATTGCTTCAGTCTTCTCAGGATATCTTCAGCAGAATTGCTGCGTTTGATCTAGGATTTTACTGGTTCCGACCGAGAGGTATAGACGGAAGAACAGGCGAATCCATGCTGAACGGTGTTTCTATGGTGAAATCTGATAATGGTAATGTTGACTTCAGTAACTGGGGTGGATTGAATGAGATTACAAGATATCCGGAAATTGCAGCTAACCATTCCCCGTCTGAATATGCTTTTGGTGGAAACAGCTCTGTTGTTTACAAAAATACAAAAGCAAGTGAGTATAGAAAAGGATTCCAGTTTACCCAATCCCTTACCAACAGAAACTACAGAAACAGAACATCTTTACGTTATTCTTCAGGAATGAGCAGAAAAGGATGGGCATTCACTGTAATGGGGGCAAGAAGATGGGCTGAAGAAGGAATCCAGGAAGGAACTTTCTATGATGCTTACGGAGCTTACTTAGGGGTAGAAAAGAAATTCAGCGACAGCCATACAATGACTTTTAACTTCATTGGCGCGCCATACAGAAGATCTACTGCAAGCCCGAGCACTCAGGAAGTATACGATTACAGAGGAGTGCATTATAACTCTTACTGGGGATGGCAGGATGGAGAAAAGAGAAGTGAAAGGGTCCGAAGAGGATTCCAGCCGCTTTTCCAGATCCAGGACTTCTGGAAGATCAATAAGAATTCAAGTCTTTGGACTACTGCATCATATCAGTTTGGAAAAGATAAAGGTTCCCGTTTAGACTGGAATGGAGTAGTAAACCCATCTCCAACATATTACAGAAATTTACCAAGTTATTATTTTAATAACATTGTTTATAATGTAATGAACGGAAACCCGGATCCTTTTCAGTACGGAACTTTGATTGATGCTTACAATACAAGTCTGGCAAACTGGCAGAACGGAGATCCTAATGTTACGCAGATCAACTGGGGGCAGATCTATGCCAACAACCAGAAGGCCGATGCTGCAGACCAGGCAGAAATGACACGTCTTTACGGATTAACCGGGAAACGTTCCAAAGTATATCTGGTAGATGATGTAAGCGATGATAAGATTTTCAATGCTGGGACACACTACACATACAATTTCAACGACCGTACAAAGTTTATCCTTAACGTTTCTTACCAGAATTACAAATCTGAGCTTTATCGCGAAATGAAGGATCTTTTAGGCGGTGATTACGCTATTGGTGTAGATCCGTTTAAAGAGTCTGCCAAACCAGGTTCCACAGGATTCTACAATACATTGAATCCTAATGTTCAGTTGCATGTAGGTGACCGCATGACTTACAACTATATCCTGAGAAGACAGGAAGCCAAAGTAAACCCGGGGCTGAAATTTTCTACAGGTAATTTCGATGTATTCGTTTCTGCGTTGGCAGGATATTCAACGTCTAACAGAGAAGGTCTTTTCAAACATTATTTATACGAAAATTCTTACGGAAAAAGCAAAGATTACAACTTCTGGAACTTCGGTCTGAAAGGGCAGATTGTTTACCGTATCAATGGACGTAATTTCTTAGTATATAATGGAGCTATGTACAACCAGGCGCCATTTATGGAAGATTTATTCGTGAATCCTAGAATTAATGCACTTGTTAATCCGAATATCAGGAGTACAGTATATACAGCAAATGATTTAAGCTATGTAATTAATTCTCCTTTCCTTAAATTAAGGGCATCCGGATATATTGTAGATACGGATAATGAAACAAACGTACAGAGATTCTTTGCAGACGGAATTCAGTTGAGCAGTGTTAATCCGGACGGTTCTGTTTCTAATGTACAGAGTGCATTTGTTACCCAGGTAATGTCCAATGTTTCGAAAAGAAATATGGGAGTTGAGCTGGGAGTTGATGTAAAAGTTATCCCTACTTTATCTTTACAGGGACTTGCAAGTTTAGGCCAGTATACTTATAGAAATAATCCTGAAGTATATCTTGTTTCTGATGCTTCCGGAGGTGGGGTAACTTCCTTTGGCGAGTCATATATTAAAAACTATAAGCAGGGAGGTACTCCTCAGAGAGCTTTCTCATTAGGTTTCAGATACAACAATCCGAAATACTGGTGGGTAGGTGCGAACTGGAACTATTTTGATAACAATTACCTGGATCCGGCTCCTACTTTAAGAACGAATAACTTTATTCAGAACCCATATTCAAATACCCCTTATCTTGGGCTTACAGAAAGTGATTTACGTGATATGCTGAAGCCGGTAGAGCTTCCTTCCGCATTTTTCTTAAATGCTAATGCCGGAAAATCATTCATGATCGGAAAGTATTATATATTGCTGACAGCTTCTGTAAACAATATCCTGAATAACAAAAGATTCAAAACAGGAGGTTTTGAGCAGACCAGAGAAACAAAAGCCGGTGATTTTGCCAATGACTACTATGGCGGCGCACCTTCTTTCGGACCTAAGTATTGGTATACCCAGGGACGTTCGTACTTTGTTAACTTACAATTCAGATTCTAA
- the rho gene encoding transcription termination factor Rho: protein MFNIETLRSKSVTELTKILKDLGVKVARNSNDNDKIFAVLDFQASNPKVAKDYFNATETSMNTEEKPAEKPAKAPVKKAAPKRQPAKPKAEVKAPVEESPKADETAEQKVPAAKEARQEETKQEEPKTETVVVTPEENNPGQAKKKRKRVAANTGNTDTPQERAEAPKNAEPQESAAPEEKPNISQPQARSPKGHNNPQNSGNQHKNQNQNQNPNQNQNQHRQHAEKVEEHHSEQRKEFNFDGMVSIEGVLEILPDNYGFLRSSDFSYISSPDDVYVSTAQIRNFGLKTGDTVKGIVRLPKEGEKYFSLLKPTEVNGRDLAFIKDRVAFEYLTPLFPEEKFNLAGNNSTMSTRIVDLFAPIGKGQRAMIVAQPKTGKTMLLKDIANSIASNHPEVYMMVLLIDERPEEVTDMERSVNAEVIASTFDEAADKHVKVANLVLAKAQRMVECGHDVVILLDSITRLARAYNTVTPASGKVLSGGVDANALHKPKRFFGAARKIEGGGSLTIIATALIDTGSKMDEVIFEEFKGTGNMELQLDRKIANRRIYPAIDLVASSTRRDDLLLDEVTSQRMWILRKYLSEMNPVEAMEFVNKNIRGTLNNEEFLMSMNK from the coding sequence ATGTTTAACATAGAAACGTTAAGGTCAAAATCCGTAACGGAACTGACTAAAATCTTAAAAGATTTAGGCGTTAAAGTTGCTAGAAACAGCAATGATAATGATAAGATCTTTGCCGTTCTTGACTTTCAGGCTTCTAACCCTAAAGTTGCAAAAGATTATTTCAACGCCACAGAAACCAGTATGAATACTGAAGAAAAACCGGCAGAAAAACCTGCCAAGGCTCCTGTAAAAAAAGCAGCGCCTAAAAGACAACCTGCCAAACCTAAAGCAGAAGTAAAAGCACCGGTTGAAGAAAGCCCCAAAGCTGACGAAACAGCAGAACAAAAGGTGCCCGCTGCTAAAGAAGCAAGGCAGGAAGAAACAAAACAGGAAGAGCCAAAAACGGAAACAGTTGTTGTAACTCCTGAAGAAAACAACCCCGGACAGGCTAAGAAAAAAAGAAAAAGAGTAGCAGCCAACACAGGCAATACAGATACTCCACAGGAAAGAGCAGAAGCTCCAAAGAATGCAGAACCTCAGGAATCTGCAGCACCAGAAGAAAAGCCGAATATTTCCCAACCTCAGGCTAGATCCCCAAAAGGGCACAATAACCCGCAGAACAGCGGAAACCAGCATAAAAATCAAAATCAGAACCAGAATCCTAACCAAAACCAAAATCAGCACAGACAGCATGCTGAAAAGGTGGAGGAGCATCATTCCGAACAGAGAAAAGAATTCAATTTCGATGGAATGGTAAGTATTGAAGGCGTTTTAGAGATCCTTCCGGATAACTACGGATTCCTTCGTTCATCAGATTTCAGTTATATCTCTTCTCCTGATGATGTATATGTTTCTACTGCACAGATCAGAAATTTTGGTCTGAAAACAGGAGACACCGTTAAAGGAATTGTAAGACTTCCGAAAGAAGGTGAAAAATATTTTTCATTATTAAAGCCTACGGAAGTTAACGGACGTGATCTTGCTTTCATCAAAGACCGTGTTGCATTCGAATATTTAACTCCACTTTTCCCTGAAGAGAAATTTAATCTGGCAGGAAATAATTCTACCATGTCTACAAGAATTGTAGATCTGTTTGCGCCAATCGGAAAAGGACAGAGAGCAATGATTGTAGCACAGCCGAAAACAGGTAAGACCATGCTGCTTAAGGATATTGCCAATTCTATTGCATCCAATCATCCTGAAGTATATATGATGGTCCTTCTGATTGACGAACGTCCTGAAGAGGTTACCGATATGGAAAGAAGCGTAAATGCTGAGGTAATTGCTTCTACATTTGACGAAGCCGCAGACAAACACGTAAAAGTGGCCAATCTTGTTCTGGCAAAAGCTCAGAGAATGGTTGAATGCGGACACGATGTAGTAATTTTACTGGATTCAATTACGAGATTGGCAAGAGCTTATAATACTGTTACCCCTGCATCAGGAAAAGTGCTTTCCGGTGGTGTGGATGCAAATGCGCTTCATAAACCGAAAAGGTTCTTCGGGGCAGCCAGAAAAATTGAAGGTGGCGGTTCACTGACTATTATTGCTACAGCCTTAATTGATACCGGTTCCAAAATGGATGAAGTGATTTTTGAAGAATTCAAAGGAACAGGTAATATGGAACTTCAGCTGGACAGAAAGATTGCAAACAGAAGAATTTATCCTGCAATAGATCTTGTAGCTTCAAGCACACGTAGAGATGATCTTCTTTTAGATGAAGTTACTTCACAGAGAATGTGGATTTTAAGAAAATATCTTTCTGAAATGAACCCTGTAGAAGCCATGGAATTTGTAAATAAAAACATCAGAGGAACTTTAAATAATGAAGAATTCCTGATGTCTATGAATAAATAG